The segment AGCATTGGCGTTCAGCCGGTCATGCATCATCTTGACCACACGGAAGAAATCGGCGCCCATGATGTCCATTTTGTTCACATAGGCGAGACGGGGCACACCGTATTTGTCGGCCTGGCGCCACACCGTTTCGGACTGGGGCTCCACACCGCCCTTGGCACAGAACACCGCCACCGAGCCATCCAAAACACGCAGAGAACGCTCCACCTCAACGGTAAAGTCCACGTGTCCAGGGGTGTCGATGATGTTGATGCGGCAATGCTTCCATTTGGCAGTGGTGGCAGCGGAGGTGATGGTGATACCACGCTCCTGCTCCTGTTCCATCCAGTCCATGGTGGCGGCACCCTCATGGGTCTCGCCAATTTTATGGATGCGTCCGCTGTAGAACAAAATTCTTTCTGTTGTGGTGGTTTTGCCCGCGTCGATATGAGCCATAATCCCGATATTTCGGGTATCTTCCAAAGAGAACTCTCTTGGCACGGTTCAACCTCCTTTCTTGATTCAAACCCTGAAGCAGGCCCAAAGGCCCGCAAACATACTTCTCCGTTCCAATAAAAAGGCGGGTATTGCTATACCCGCCCTCACCATTCCATTAAAGACGGCCGCCGCAATTTTACCAGCGGTAATGGGCGAAAGCTCTGTTGGCTTCGGCCATGCGGTGGGTGTCCTCCTTCTTTTTGAAGGTGTTGCCCGCGCTGTTCGCAGCGTCCATGATCTCGGCAGCCAGCCGATCCTTCATGGTCCTCTCACCGCGCTTGCGGGAGAAGTCCACCAGCCACCGCAAAGCCAGTGTCTGACGGCGCTCGGGGCGAATCTCAATGGGAACCTGGTAGGTGGCACCACCCACACGGCGGGCTTTCACCTCGAGCAGAGGCATGATGTTGTTCATGCACTCCTCGAAAACCTCCATGGGATCCCGGCCGGTCTTGTCCTTAATCGTATCAAAGGCATCGTAGCACACGATCTGCGCTACGCCTCTTTTGCCATCTTGCATCACCTGATTGATGAGCTTGGTGATCACGGTTTTGCCATAAACGGGATCGGGCAAAACCTCCCTCTTGGGGATTGTTCCACGACGTGGCATCTGATTCCCTCCTTTGCAAATGTTCTTTCGGATATATGCAACTAAAGGGGTCGCTCTCGCATTTTGGGTACGTCCCCACCCAAATAGACAAAGGAGCCCATCTATATTGCAAGTCTCAACTTATTTAGG is part of the Gehongia tenuis genome and harbors:
- the rpsG gene encoding 30S ribosomal protein S7, which encodes MPRRGTIPKREVLPDPVYGKTVITKLINQVMQDGKRGVAQIVCYDAFDTIKDKTGRDPMEVFEECMNNIMPLLEVKARRVGGATYQVPIEIRPERRQTLALRWLVDFSRKRGERTMKDRLAAEIMDAANSAGNTFKKKEDTHRMAEANRAFAHYRW